From a region of the Bacteroidota bacterium genome:
- a CDS encoding universal stress protein: protein MKNIIVPIDFSPDSFKGLEMAILFSQKTELKIHLIYVQESNGRGLALRKGAAVSQKFKKIEEEYSPRLGNKSELVFITRKGKRYKKIVDYADELPESLIIATIYSDEKHIFKLIASSNCPVLIFSEGYPMNFTKIVLPINYITYSRQKVPIAAEVARIFDAEVHILGISSHNKRIIKRVTAYSLQACKYFFRKGIAYKSFLFQTRQPENKILEYAVSVGADLIIVMTKRKRGLARMFVDKEIRKLVTQSSIPILCIKQQTTYLLGSFSATGG from the coding sequence ATATAATCGTTCCGATTGATTTTTCACCAGATTCTTTTAAGGGATTGGAAATGGCGATTTTGTTTTCTCAGAAAACTGAATTAAAAATCCATTTGATTTATGTTCAGGAAAGTAACGGCAGAGGCTTAGCCTTGCGAAAAGGTGCTGCTGTTTCACAGAAATTTAAAAAAATTGAAGAGGAATATAGTCCGAGATTGGGTAATAAATCAGAACTGGTTTTTATCACCAGGAAAGGTAAACGGTATAAAAAAATAGTTGATTATGCTGACGAGCTGCCGGAATCCTTAATTATTGCCACCATTTATTCCGACGAAAAACATATTTTTAAGTTGATTGCTTCTTCAAACTGTCCTGTTTTGATCTTTTCAGAGGGATATCCCATGAATTTTACAAAAATAGTTTTGCCGATCAATTATATTACATACAGCAGGCAGAAGGTACCTATTGCTGCAGAGGTTGCAAGGATTTTTGATGCTGAAGTGCATATTTTGGGAATTTCTTCCCACAACAAACGGATCATTAAACGGGTTACTGCATATTCTTTGCAGGCCTGTAAATATTTTTTCAGGAAAGGTATTGCTTATAAAAGCTTTTTATTTCAAACCAGACAACCTGAAAATAAAATTCTGGAATATGCTGTTTCTGTTGGAGCCGATTTAATTATTGTAATGACCAAAAGAAAAAGAGGATTAGCCCGTATGTTCGTGGATAAAGAAATCCGTAAACTTGTCACTCAATCATCCAT